AACTATCTGAAATGCACAACATTACACGTCACTTCAAAATGTCGTTTTGTTCCAGAAAAATATAGCGGCTCACTTTTATTAAGTCTTACcacaaaaataacagttaaCAGCACTTTTCTAAAGTCACTCCACGCTAGTCTTACACAACACAAAGTaaactatatgaataaaaattctcTAAGGTGGTCCAATACTGATAATTGATAAatgtttctaaaacaaaatggcTGTCGATAAGCCCGGAGTGCCGAGAGGCGAGAGACGAGAGTAGACTCGAGACTTCACAGTTCGCGTATCACGATGATTGGTAATTACTATCCAAGTTCCGGTGCCAAATGAGTTCATGGCAGGCGGCCCGCGGCAGCATTATCGACCTTTCAGTCAGTGTagccataaaataaatacaaatcacCATAGACagtctaatttatttatgaagatTTTTCTTAGAAACAATATTATGCTTAAtgtagaattttatttattttcggctaatagttattatagtgtatagtttgtttttctgAATTATTTCATTTGTCTATAAGACTTATAACAAACTTTTGAAATGATTAATTGAAAAGGAACgacttatgtttttaaatgtattatatttctattttattatgttgctattttttaattgttacagtaattaagttttattgttCTTGTAGAATGTAAGGAGTGTTTTTAGCTTTGTTCATAGTGTTTTTTCCTAaagtgttttttgttttattaatttaatacatttattaaaattaataattcatcCAGCCAAGAGTTATCAGCTATACCAACCATTTTATTTCTGGTaatagttttaacttaatGCCAGTTTTAAGTAAAAGGTAAGGAAACTATACGCcagaaaaatttaacaaatccATCAAAAGGAAACCAAGGGATAAGCtagttaacaataaaatataaacataaacatattgaatcttaatattattattgattattaccAACAATAATTCTGTGATTTAAgataaactttgttttttttcttcttcttagtCTGTGCCCACACATCAAGTGCTGTGCCTGTAGCTGTGCTACCTCCACTAGAAAAAAACTGAACTCTGTATTCTGTGGCTGTGCCTGAGTATGTGGAAATGGAATGGGGAATGGGGATTGGGGATAGGTATTAGTTGCATTGTGCATAGTTATTAGTTgcatacattatatttttcaatcatGTTTCCTGGttgattaaatttacaaaGTAGAAATagctacaatataataaataattaaagacttCTGTCTCTTAAGTATGGCTTTGGTAGTAGGTACTGTGTaaactgaattaaaaaaaggacTGAATGTAAAACGTAAACACCTTAGTCACAATAAAATTCTTGATAAAGATACCCTTATCAATATAAGACTGATTGTGTAACACTAAAAAAATTAGGTATTTTTGTTCTAAACTTTTACTCTTATCTTAGTTATACTGCACTGTTTtcttatttatcttttatatgtttatttatttacaattatatatagcaaggtcataattattatcagtTTACACTCCATCATAATTCACATTCAGAACTAGTCATGTTCtttggaaaataaattaaaaccaacctttaaatatacaataaatccTAATTATTTTCTGTTCCAGACTGAATGTTCTTAAAATttgtatcttaaaaaaatacaataatggATGtccttttaaatgtaaataatcagTCTAATGGACGAGATAAACTTGCAAGGTCAGTATGGCAAACTGAGAATTTTAAGTTACCACATTGcttatcatttttaatatataataggtaGATGGtttataaactttttgtttttgttgtgtGTGTTATAGGCTAGTCCAGTATGCCAGTAGACTAGTATGGCATCAGCTGGAAAAAAAACATGCTAATAAGTATTCCATTGAACGAATCAAAGGCTTGGAAAATAATCTTAGTTCATTTAGAAAAGGTATGTACTTATTTGAGTAAACAATGTTACTTTACTTTgttataatatgaaataattaatttaaaaaaatattgttacagtTCTAAGATTAGGAAGATGCATAGATATATCTTATGCAGCATTAAATACTATTCACATACAGGATCCATTCTTAAGAATATCTCTGACAGTTAGTAAAATAGCCCATGCACTGTTTTTGTATGCTGATCATATAGTGTGGCTCACACGAAGTGGCTTTCTTAAAACTGATTCAGAACAATGGAATCGCACAGCAAATAAATTTTGGCTGTTGTCAATAACTGCAAACTTAGCAAGAGATGTATATGAAATTCTACAAGTCTTACAGTTAAACCAAACTACATTGCTTAAGCCCTCTGAATTATTAAGGGGACCTGTTAAAAGTTTTGATGTTAATGCTtgcataaaacatttatatgcTATTATTTATTGCCATAAAGATATCTTTATagatactataaaaaattcatgtgatatttttataccacTGACTGCACTGGGTTTAACTAAATTGAACCCGTCAGCTATTGGTGCTCTTGGCACGGTTTCTTCACTTGCTGCACTTATAACTATAGTTAAACCAATTACTAAACTTGTACCAGCTTAAGTTAATACTAAAAAGTTGTGGTTTATGCTATTTAATTACAGTGGTTGTGGATTTTGATATTTCTACTGATTTATGTAATTAAGGAAATAGGGAATTgtatatcaattttattattgttctaatataccaaatatacaaatatttttaaatactatccTTGTTGACATGGGTGAGTGTAttgtaaaattactttaaaacaaagtacctaataacaatttatgaaCAACCATGATATTTCGCACttgtaaattaaacaaattcttTTTATTGTATGATTAATTAGtaagtactaaataataaacatattatatgaaaaggTACCTAACGATTTAGAAATCCGTCGCCCGAATTTGATGATACCTACTGATTATGTAGGTGTCTCGGGGGACCTtgattggaacacctccaagtgattTTTGCTGCCGGAGTTGtgtctattaaatattaaaaaaaattatttataattttttaaaatggatggtatgtaaaaaaaatgcagATTTTACGGCGGTATGGCGGCCATTTGGAACCGTCCGAAAAGTATGGCATGGTGATTTTCGTAAATGGCTGCACGACGATGATTAACTGTGCAAAAATTAGCCTGGTacaattattgaattttttgaagttatacttctttaggcgtgttatgaaaaattgatgagagtgaaattttacgattcgcgcgcaccgtgacacaaaattaacagaatgaagttgcccacggaagaaactacggcattggacataatttgaaaacaacattcgaataataatagaatttatgttacacttaatgtaagagaataaatatttatttatttaatttttcaaatgtaaactgaactttattgactatagtgactccttttccagtctttgattatttaattgtaattaattatttgcatgcaatcagaaactattattataatacgaaagaagtataacttcttacgcgcgtacatattagtacacgcaccctttttttaaattaaaatcttacatAACCAATCgtatttgatattatattaacaaaaagaaaaaaaacaataataatataacaatattatttatgtgttgccAACGTTCATAATCATTCATGTGTCTAAtctgtgttaaaaaattaactgCCTTGCCTTAGTCTTTGAAAATGTCAGTAGTCAGTACTGTTGTGTAAtttgtaaacattatttaaaccgttcgaaataaagttgttttaaataaaaacaactaaGTACAGCAATggctaataaaattaaagatgCTGCTAAAAAGTTTCTGTTATTAGGCCAGTGTGTACCCACAGTTAAACAAAATGCAACTAAAATACGGGTTAAGAGGTTAGAATTAGATGAAAATTTACTAATGGTTTGTATTTTCATacgtacatttttatttaaaatattcttttaatgtttgtaa
The Pieris napi chromosome 1, ilPieNapi1.2, whole genome shotgun sequence DNA segment above includes these coding regions:
- the LOC125048824 gene encoding peroxisomal membrane protein 11B; translated protein: MDVLLNVNNQSNGRDKLARLVQYASRLVWHQLEKKHANKYSIERIKGLENNLSSFRKVLRLGRCIDISYAALNTIHIQDPFLRISLTVSKIAHALFLYADHIVWLTRSGFLKTDSEQWNRTANKFWLLSITANLARDVYEILQVLQLNQTTLLKPSELLRGPVKSFDVNACIKHLYAIIYCHKDIFIDTIKNSCDIFIPLTALGLTKLNPSAIGALGTVSSLAALITIVKPITKLVPA